The Stenotrophomonas maltophilia genome includes a region encoding these proteins:
- a CDS encoding helix-turn-helix domain-containing protein, with protein sequence MMNKAEIPAPKRLLRDDALDWFERNDGPPVVAFRFDSPQGLVREVDWHHHQRAQLICVERGLLTTRTSHGTWSLAPGSAGWMPPLEPHTVTLDGPLRGWGMALAAPACATLPADPCVLGLSKLAQALADRICEWPLGYDTTPERQHIIEVLLDEIRTAPRQRMHLPMPHDRRLLKIASQLLADPSDERSLAEWAHWAGLSPRSLTRHFRDETTLSFAQWRQQARLSEALRQLTDGRSVADIAHALGFSSASAFVTVFRRHFGLPPGRYLARAGHGLETGLDPARGLASPAASG encoded by the coding sequence ATGATGAACAAGGCAGAAATTCCCGCTCCCAAGCGCCTGCTCAGGGACGACGCACTGGATTGGTTCGAGCGCAACGATGGCCCACCGGTGGTCGCTTTCCGCTTTGACAGCCCGCAGGGGCTGGTCCGGGAGGTGGACTGGCACCACCACCAGCGCGCCCAGCTGATCTGTGTCGAGCGTGGCCTGCTGACCACCCGCACCTCGCACGGGACGTGGTCGCTGGCGCCGGGTTCGGCCGGCTGGATGCCGCCGCTGGAGCCGCATACGGTGACCCTGGACGGTCCGCTGCGCGGCTGGGGCATGGCGCTGGCCGCGCCGGCCTGCGCCACCCTGCCCGCCGATCCCTGCGTACTGGGCCTGTCCAAGCTGGCGCAGGCGCTGGCCGACCGCATCTGCGAATGGCCGCTGGGCTATGACACCACGCCTGAGCGCCAGCACATCATCGAGGTGCTGCTGGACGAGATCCGCACCGCGCCGCGCCAGCGCATGCACCTGCCGATGCCGCACGACCGGCGCCTGCTGAAGATCGCCTCGCAGCTGCTGGCCGACCCATCCGACGAGCGCAGCCTGGCCGAATGGGCGCATTGGGCCGGCCTGTCGCCGCGCAGCCTGACCCGTCACTTCCGCGACGAGACCACGCTCAGCTTCGCCCAGTGGCGGCAACAGGCCCGCCTGTCCGAAGCCCTGCGCCAGCTGACCGATGGCCGCAGCGTGGCCGACATCGCCCATGCACTGGGCTTCAGCAGCGCCAGTGCCTTCGTCACCGTGTTCCGCCGCCACTTCGGGCTGCCACCGGGGCGCTATCTGGCGCGGGCCGGGCATGGCCTCGAAACCGGGCTGGACCCTGCACGTGGCTTGGCATCCCCCGCCGCATCCGGATAA
- the dapE gene encoding succinyl-diaminopimelate desuccinylase, giving the protein MSAVLDLTCELIARPSVTPDDAGCQALLAARLKQAGFQCDHLRLGDVDNLWATHGQGAPVLVLLGHTDVVPTGPRESWTSDPFTPQIRDGVLYGRGAADMKGSVAAFVVAAEQFVADHPDHPGTLAVLLTSDEEGDAIDGVRHVARLFAARGQRIDWCITGEPSSTATLGDLLRVGRRGSLSAKLRVHGVQGHVAYPEKARNPIHQAAPALAELCARRWDDGYESFPPTSLQISNIHAGTGANNVIPGELDVDFNIRYNPHWDAPTLEAEITALLERHGLQYTLKWHRSGEPFYTPEGTLRAIARAVLAEHIGRAPEESTGGGTSDARFIAPLGAQCIEVGPVNASIHQVDENVRVDDLEALPGLYQRLVERLLV; this is encoded by the coding sequence ATGAGCGCGGTCCTCGACCTGACCTGCGAGCTGATTGCGCGACCTTCGGTAACGCCGGACGATGCTGGTTGCCAGGCGCTGTTGGCGGCGCGGCTGAAGCAGGCCGGATTCCAGTGCGATCATCTGCGCCTGGGCGACGTTGACAATCTGTGGGCGACCCATGGCCAGGGCGCGCCGGTGCTGGTTCTGCTGGGCCACACTGACGTGGTGCCCACCGGCCCGCGCGAGTCCTGGACCAGCGACCCGTTCACGCCGCAGATCCGCGATGGCGTGCTGTATGGGCGCGGTGCCGCCGACATGAAAGGCAGCGTGGCGGCGTTCGTGGTGGCCGCCGAGCAGTTCGTCGCCGACCATCCCGACCATCCCGGCACGCTGGCGGTACTGCTGACCAGCGACGAGGAGGGCGATGCCATCGATGGCGTGCGTCACGTCGCACGCCTGTTCGCCGCACGCGGGCAGCGCATCGACTGGTGCATCACCGGTGAGCCGTCGTCGACCGCGACGCTGGGCGATCTGCTGCGCGTGGGGCGTCGTGGCAGCCTGTCGGCCAAACTGCGCGTCCACGGCGTACAGGGCCATGTGGCGTATCCGGAGAAGGCACGCAACCCGATCCACCAGGCGGCGCCGGCCCTGGCCGAACTATGCGCGCGGCGCTGGGACGACGGCTACGAGAGTTTCCCGCCGACCAGCCTGCAGATCTCCAACATCCACGCCGGCACCGGTGCCAACAACGTGATTCCCGGTGAGCTCGACGTGGATTTCAACATCCGCTACAACCCGCACTGGGATGCGCCTACGCTGGAGGCGGAGATCACCGCACTACTGGAACGGCATGGCCTGCAGTACACATTGAAGTGGCATCGAAGCGGCGAGCCGTTCTACACCCCGGAAGGCACGCTGCGCGCCATCGCCCGTGCGGTGCTGGCCGAGCACATCGGCCGCGCGCCAGAAGAAAGCACCGGCGGCGGCACCTCCGATGCACGCTTCATCGCGCCATTGGGCGCGCAATGCATCGAAGTAGGCCCGGTCAATGCCAGCATCCACCAGGTGGACGAGAACGTGCGCGTGGACGATCTGGAAGCGTTGCCGGGGCTGTACCAGCGGCTGGTGGAACGGCTGCTGGTGTGA
- a CDS encoding cation:proton antiporter domain-containing protein — protein MFMDVQAGGNAPPTKWGWRYLAWAGVPLLAGVLLARYAGPAAPEMVARATVAAEGSWAQHLASPLGLFLLQLLVLLLVAKGAGALLKRLGQPAVIGEMAAGLMMGPLVLGSLLPQLHGALFPANSLGPLGMLSQLGVLMFLLVAGAELDLAALRGRRRFAFTVSHAGIAVPFVLGVALAIWLYPQHGPQGVGFTAFALFVGISMSITAFPVLLRILADRGIAQTSLGQTAIACAALGDATAWCLLALIVAAAQASGWLPASLNLLCVVAFVALMLGLVKPWFARQQIAPGREGRWLLGILLLSLGSALITEMLGIHALFGAFAAGVAVSSNVQLRDLLMARVEPFAVTLLLPLFFAMTGLRMRADSLQASDIVLCGVVIVVATAGKLLGTFSAARSAGMPTREAWRLGALMNTRGLMELIVLNLGYELGLLGDRLFAVLVVMALVTTAMTGPLLNLIERRRA, from the coding sequence ATGTTCATGGACGTACAGGCAGGCGGCAACGCGCCGCCCACGAAATGGGGATGGCGTTATCTGGCGTGGGCCGGGGTGCCGTTGCTGGCCGGCGTGCTGCTGGCGCGGTATGCCGGGCCGGCGGCGCCCGAGATGGTCGCCCGTGCCACGGTTGCTGCCGAAGGCAGCTGGGCGCAGCATCTGGCGTCACCGCTGGGCCTGTTCCTGCTGCAGCTGCTGGTGCTGTTGCTGGTAGCCAAGGGGGCGGGTGCATTGCTGAAGCGGCTGGGCCAGCCGGCGGTTATTGGCGAGATGGCGGCCGGCCTGATGATGGGCCCGCTGGTGCTCGGCAGCCTGCTGCCGCAGTTGCATGGTGCGTTGTTCCCGGCCAACTCGTTGGGGCCGTTGGGCATGCTCAGCCAGCTGGGCGTGCTGATGTTCCTGCTGGTGGCCGGTGCCGAGCTGGACCTGGCGGCACTGCGCGGCCGCCGGCGTTTCGCCTTCACGGTCAGCCATGCCGGCATCGCGGTGCCGTTCGTGCTCGGCGTCGCGTTGGCGATCTGGCTGTATCCGCAGCACGGCCCGCAGGGCGTGGGCTTCACTGCCTTCGCACTTTTCGTCGGCATCTCGATGAGCATCACCGCGTTCCCGGTGCTGCTGCGCATCCTTGCCGACCGCGGCATCGCGCAGACGTCGCTGGGGCAGACCGCCATCGCCTGCGCGGCATTGGGCGATGCCACCGCATGGTGCCTGCTGGCATTGATCGTCGCGGCTGCACAGGCCAGTGGATGGCTGCCGGCCAGCCTCAACCTGCTGTGCGTGGTCGCCTTCGTGGCGCTGATGCTGGGGCTGGTGAAGCCGTGGTTTGCCCGCCAGCAGATTGCGCCGGGCCGTGAGGGGCGCTGGCTGCTCGGCATCCTGCTGCTGTCGTTGGGTAGTGCCCTGATCACTGAAATGCTGGGCATCCACGCGCTGTTCGGTGCCTTCGCGGCGGGCGTCGCGGTATCGTCCAACGTGCAGCTGCGCGACCTGTTGATGGCCCGCGTCGAACCGTTTGCGGTGACCCTGCTGCTGCCGTTGTTCTTCGCCATGACCGGCCTGCGCATGCGTGCCGATTCGCTGCAGGCCAGCGACATCGTGTTGTGCGGGGTGGTGATCGTGGTGGCAACGGCCGGCAAGCTGCTGGGCACCTTCAGTGCTGCACGCAGTGCCGGCATGCCCACGCGCGAGGCGTGGCGGTTGGGCGCGCTGATGAACACCCGTGGCCTGATGGAGCTGATCGTGCTCAACCTGGGTTACGAGCTGGGCCTGCTCGGCGACCGCCTGTTCGCGGTGCTGGTGGTCATGGCGCTGGTGACCACGGCGATGACCGGGCCGCTGCTGAACCTGATCGAGCGTCGCAGGGCTTGA
- a CDS encoding arsenate reductase: protein MAMSTTVYGLKNCDTCKKATKWLDRFGVPYTFVDYRDNKPSPEMLLAWAAQLGGLAAMVNKSSTTWRQLPDNRKAADSEAEWKLLLREYPQLIKRPLVVTADGKASQGFSDNGFKARFGVGDA, encoded by the coding sequence ATGGCCATGAGCACCACTGTCTACGGTTTGAAGAACTGCGATACCTGCAAGAAGGCGACCAAGTGGCTGGACCGCTTCGGCGTGCCGTACACCTTCGTCGACTACCGCGACAACAAGCCCAGCCCGGAAATGCTGCTGGCGTGGGCCGCGCAGCTGGGGGGGCTGGCGGCGATGGTCAACAAGTCCTCCACCACCTGGCGGCAGTTGCCGGACAACCGCAAGGCCGCGGACTCCGAGGCCGAATGGAAGCTGCTGCTGCGCGAGTATCCGCAGCTGATCAAGCGCCCGCTGGTGGTCACCGCCGATGGCAAGGCCAGCCAGGGTTTCAGTGACAATGGCTTCAAGGCACGCTTCGGCGTGGGCGACGCATGA
- the parC gene encoding DNA topoisomerase IV subunit A codes for MTELARPVFHGFEQLPLREYAERAYLDYSMYVVLDRALPFIGDGLKPVQRRIIYSMSELGLNAASKPKKSARTVGDVIGKYHPHGDSACYEALVLMAQPFSYRYPLIEGQGNFGSSDDPKSFAAMRYTESKLTPIAEVLLGELGQGTTDWAPNFDGTLQEPTWMPARLPHLLLNGTTGIAVGMATDVPPHNLNEIVSALLHLLDNPDATVRDLCEHVQGPDYPSSAEIITAANDLRNIYETGNGSVRARATFNKEANNIVVTALPFQVSPSKVIEQIAAQMRAKKLPWLEDIRDESDHANPVRVVLVPRSNRVDADQLMGHLFATTDLERSYRVNLNVIGLDGRPQVKNLKMLLSEWLTFRSNTVTRRLQHRLQKVERRLHLLEGLLVAFLNLDEVIHIIRTEDEPKAALIARFGLSEEQAEYILETKLKQLARLEEMKIRGEQDELAKEREKILGILDSKAKLKKLIRDELTADAKKFGDARRSPLVQRQAAQAIDETELVPSEPMTVVLSEKGWIRAAKGHDVDASALSYRDGDALQGAVRARSTQQVAFLDSEGRAYSTPVHTLPSARGNGEPLTGRFSPAPGTSFVTLASAEPDARFVLASSHGYGFVTRFENLIGRNKAGKAMLNLSSGSSVLTPSMVANVATDRIVAVTSSGNLLAIAANDLPELDKGKGNKIIEIPKAKLATERVVAIVAISPGQTLQVRSGQRTMGLKFNELDAYLGARATRGHLLPRGWQKVEGLSVE; via the coding sequence ATGACCGAACTTGCCCGCCCCGTGTTCCACGGATTCGAACAACTGCCGCTGCGCGAGTACGCCGAACGCGCCTACCTCGACTACTCGATGTACGTGGTCCTGGACCGCGCCCTGCCGTTCATCGGCGACGGCCTGAAGCCGGTGCAGCGCCGCATCATCTATTCGATGAGCGAGCTGGGCCTGAATGCCGCGTCCAAGCCGAAGAAGTCCGCGCGCACCGTCGGTGACGTCATCGGTAAGTACCACCCGCACGGCGACAGCGCGTGCTACGAGGCGCTGGTGCTGATGGCGCAGCCGTTCTCGTACCGCTACCCGCTGATCGAGGGCCAGGGCAACTTCGGCTCCAGCGATGACCCGAAGTCGTTCGCGGCCATGCGTTACACCGAATCCAAGCTGACCCCGATCGCCGAAGTACTGCTGGGCGAACTGGGCCAGGGCACCACCGACTGGGCACCGAACTTCGACGGCACCCTGCAGGAACCGACCTGGATGCCAGCGCGGCTGCCGCACCTGCTGCTGAACGGCACCACCGGCATCGCCGTGGGCATGGCCACCGACGTGCCGCCGCACAATCTCAACGAGATCGTCAGCGCACTGCTGCACCTGCTGGACAACCCCGATGCGACCGTGCGCGACCTGTGCGAGCACGTGCAGGGCCCGGACTACCCGTCCAGCGCCGAGATCATCACCGCCGCCAACGATCTGCGGAACATCTACGAGACCGGCAACGGCAGCGTGCGTGCGCGTGCGACCTTCAACAAGGAAGCCAACAACATCGTGGTGACGGCGCTGCCGTTCCAGGTGTCGCCGTCGAAGGTGATCGAGCAGATCGCCGCGCAGATGCGCGCCAAGAAGCTGCCGTGGCTGGAAGACATCCGCGACGAATCCGACCACGCCAACCCGGTGCGCGTGGTGCTGGTGCCACGTTCCAACCGCGTCGACGCCGACCAGCTGATGGGCCACCTGTTCGCGACCACGGACCTGGAGCGCAGCTACCGCGTCAACCTCAACGTGATCGGGCTGGACGGCCGTCCGCAGGTGAAGAACCTGAAGATGCTGCTCAGCGAATGGCTGACCTTCCGCAGCAACACCGTCACCCGCCGCCTGCAGCACCGCCTGCAGAAGGTCGAGCGCCGCCTGCACCTGCTGGAAGGCCTGCTGGTCGCCTTCCTCAACCTGGACGAGGTGATCCACATCATCCGTACCGAGGACGAACCGAAGGCGGCGCTGATCGCGCGCTTCGGCCTGTCCGAGGAACAGGCCGAGTACATCCTGGAAACCAAGCTGAAGCAGCTGGCCCGCCTGGAGGAGATGAAGATCCGCGGCGAGCAGGACGAGCTGGCCAAGGAACGCGAGAAGATCCTCGGCATCCTCGACAGCAAGGCCAAGCTGAAGAAGCTGATCCGCGACGAACTGACGGCCGACGCCAAGAAGTTCGGCGACGCGCGCCGTTCGCCGCTGGTGCAGCGCCAGGCCGCGCAGGCCATCGACGAGACCGAGCTGGTGCCGAGCGAGCCGATGACCGTGGTGCTGTCGGAAAAGGGCTGGATCCGTGCCGCCAAGGGCCATGACGTCGATGCGTCCGCCCTCTCCTACCGCGACGGTGATGCCCTGCAGGGCGCGGTGCGTGCGCGCAGCACCCAGCAGGTCGCATTCCTCGACAGCGAGGGCCGCGCCTACTCGACGCCGGTACATACCCTGCCCTCCGCGCGTGGCAATGGCGAACCGCTGACCGGCCGCTTCTCGCCGGCTCCCGGTACCAGCTTCGTGACCTTGGCCAGCGCCGAGCCGGATGCCCGCTTCGTGCTGGCCTCCAGCCATGGCTACGGCTTCGTCACCCGCTTCGAGAACCTGATCGGTCGCAACAAGGCCGGCAAGGCGATGCTGAACCTGTCGTCCGGCTCGTCGGTGCTCACCCCGTCGATGGTCGCCAACGTGGCCACCGACCGCATCGTGGCGGTGACCAGTTCCGGCAACCTGCTGGCGATCGCCGCCAACGACCTGCCGGAACTGGACAAGGGCAAGGGCAACAAGATCATCGAGATCCCGAAGGCCAAGCTCGCCACTGAACGCGTGGTCGCCATCGTGGCGATCAGCCCGGGGCAGACCCTGCAGGTGCGCAGCGGTCAGCGCACGATGGGGCTGAAGTTCAACGAGCTCGACGCCTACCTCGGCGCCCGCGCCACCCGCGGCCACCTGCTGCCGCGCGGCTGGCAGAAGGTGGAAGGGTTGTCGGTGGAATAA
- the asnB gene encoding asparagine synthase B: protein MCSIFGIFGLQAGDDLPTLRRHALELSQRQRHRGPDWSGVYLDEGALLVHERLAIVDPAGGSQPLLSADGQLALAVNGEIYNHQALTAALTTTYDFQTGSDCEVINALYRQGGAPAQWLEQLNGIFAFALWDRDSGRVLVARDPVGVVPLYWGHDAQGRLRVASEMKALVDTCADVAQFPPGHYFDSASGELVRYYQQPWRDYADVQGRQADLAELRQAFEHAVERQLMSDVPYGVLLSGGLDSSLVAAVAARYARRRIEDGGQTEAWWPRLHSFAIGLKGSPDLAAAAIAAEALGTVHHGFEYTFEEGLDALPEVIRHIETYDVTTIRASTPMFLLARRIKAMGVKMVLSGEGSDEIFGGYLYFHKAPDAREFHEELVRKLDALHNYDCLRANKSMMAWGVEPRVPFLDREFLDVAMRFDAAHKMVGAGFGGRRIEKAVLREAFDGYLPDSILWRQKEQFSDGVGYGWIDGLKAHAEAQVSDRVLAAADKRFPHNPPQTKEAYYYRHLFEQFFPSRAAAETVPGGKSIACSSPAAIAWDASFAAAADPSGRAIAGVHEQALA, encoded by the coding sequence ATGTGTTCGATCTTCGGAATCTTCGGCCTGCAGGCCGGTGACGATCTTCCCACCCTGCGCCGCCACGCGTTGGAACTGTCGCAACGCCAGCGCCACCGTGGCCCGGACTGGAGCGGCGTGTACCTCGACGAAGGTGCGCTGCTGGTCCATGAACGGCTGGCCATCGTCGATCCGGCCGGTGGTTCGCAGCCGCTGCTGTCGGCCGATGGCCAGCTGGCGCTGGCGGTGAACGGCGAGATCTACAACCACCAGGCGTTGACGGCGGCGCTGACCACCACCTACGACTTCCAGACCGGCTCGGACTGCGAGGTGATCAACGCGCTGTACCGCCAGGGCGGCGCGCCGGCGCAGTGGCTGGAACAGCTCAACGGCATCTTCGCCTTCGCGCTGTGGGACCGTGACAGTGGACGCGTGCTGGTGGCGCGCGACCCGGTCGGTGTGGTGCCGCTGTACTGGGGCCACGACGCCCAGGGGCGCTTGCGCGTGGCCTCGGAAATGAAGGCGCTGGTCGATACCTGTGCCGATGTGGCGCAGTTCCCGCCGGGCCACTATTTCGACAGTGCCAGCGGTGAACTGGTGCGCTACTACCAGCAACCGTGGCGTGACTATGCCGACGTGCAGGGTCGCCAGGCCGATCTGGCCGAACTGCGCCAGGCCTTCGAGCACGCGGTGGAACGCCAGTTGATGAGCGACGTGCCGTACGGCGTGCTGCTGTCCGGTGGCCTGGACTCGTCGCTGGTGGCGGCGGTAGCCGCGCGCTATGCACGTCGCCGCATCGAGGATGGCGGGCAGACCGAAGCCTGGTGGCCGCGCCTGCATTCGTTCGCGATCGGCTTGAAGGGCTCGCCCGATCTGGCTGCCGCTGCCATTGCTGCCGAAGCGCTGGGCACCGTGCATCACGGCTTCGAATACACCTTCGAGGAAGGCCTCGATGCGCTGCCGGAAGTGATCCGCCACATCGAAACCTACGACGTCACCACCATCCGCGCCTCCACGCCGATGTTCCTGCTGGCGCGGCGGATCAAGGCGATGGGGGTGAAGATGGTGCTCTCCGGCGAGGGCAGCGATGAGATCTTTGGTGGCTACCTGTATTTCCACAAGGCACCGGATGCGCGTGAATTCCACGAGGAGCTGGTGCGCAAGCTCGACGCGCTGCACAACTACGACTGCCTGCGTGCCAACAAGTCGATGATGGCCTGGGGGGTGGAGCCACGCGTGCCGTTCCTGGATCGTGAATTCCTCGACGTGGCGATGCGCTTCGATGCTGCGCACAAGATGGTCGGTGCCGGCTTCGGTGGCCGTCGCATCGAGAAGGCGGTGCTGCGCGAGGCATTCGACGGCTACCTGCCGGACAGCATCCTGTGGCGTCAGAAGGAGCAGTTCAGCGATGGCGTCGGCTATGGATGGATCGACGGCCTGAAGGCGCATGCCGAGGCGCAGGTGAGTGACCGCGTGCTGGCGGCGGCCGACAAGCGCTTCCCGCACAACCCGCCGCAGACCAAGGAGGCGTATTACTACCGCCACCTGTTCGAGCAGTTCTTCCCCAGCCGTGCGGCCGCGGAGACCGTGCCGGGCGGCAAGTCGATCGCCTGCTCGTCGCCGGCGGCCATTGCCTGGGACGCCAGCTTCGCCGCAGCTGCCGACCCTTCCGGACGCGCGATCGCCGGCGTGCACGAGCAGGCACTGGCCTAA
- a CDS encoding penicillin acylase family protein — MRRTWRWVLGVLVAIVLVTALVLWLLLRGSLADLDGEHALPGLARPVTIERDALGVVTITATSQADAMRALGRVHAQERYFEMDLMRRSAAGELSALFGPKAIDADKRMRVHRLRARTEANMQAALGDNVEAVSAYVGGVNEGLAGLSVRPWAYLLLRQSPQPWQASDSVLTGLAMYADLQDPGNQTELALSRIRAVVPPALYALIAHDGTEWDAPLFGEPTGNAALPDASQLDLRTLDAKPGTKQEEADVIGSNNFAVAGALTADGRAIVADDMHLGLRAPGLWFRVRLRYPDPQAAGGQVDVTGFSLPGLPAVIVGSNGHVAWGFTNSYIDTADYRTEPANAAVTVHEERIAVAGQADVLFPVRESAWGPILHTHADGSGDALRWVAHLPGAVRLDFGDLARAGDLDSALQFADHAGIPAQNLVVGDRSGRIAWRLIGARPDRGPGCAPAGFTAANNHDCAPWPIRSDASPALIDPPNHRLWTANSRVLDGEALTNVGNGGYDLGARARQIRDLLAIQDRFDEHDLLAIQLDDRAVFLQRWWALLHDVIERSDDPALKRLKEVSHQWGGRAAASSVSYRVVREFRTQVMETLSDALLAPANAQLGDDYLDPRLAQLEGVAWPMLQQRPAHLLPPAFDSWDALLIDAARRTESELAKQGPLSKRTWGERNTAAICHPIARALPGIAKRWLCMPADQLPGDRDMPRVQTPNFGASERMVVSPGHEADGIVHMPGGQSGHPLSPYWGAGHEDWVHGRPTPFLPGKAQHVMTLVPAR, encoded by the coding sequence ATGCGACGTACATGGCGTTGGGTGCTGGGCGTGTTGGTCGCCATCGTGCTGGTCACCGCACTGGTCCTGTGGCTGCTGCTGCGCGGCAGCCTGGCCGACCTGGACGGCGAGCATGCGCTGCCCGGCCTGGCCAGGCCGGTCACCATCGAGCGCGATGCGCTGGGCGTGGTCACCATCACCGCCACCAGCCAGGCCGACGCAATGCGCGCATTGGGCCGCGTGCATGCGCAGGAACGCTATTTCGAGATGGACCTGATGCGCCGTAGCGCCGCCGGCGAACTGTCCGCACTGTTTGGCCCGAAGGCGATCGATGCCGACAAGCGCATGCGCGTGCATCGGCTGCGCGCGCGCACCGAGGCGAACATGCAGGCTGCGCTGGGCGACAACGTCGAAGCCGTGAGCGCCTATGTCGGTGGGGTCAATGAGGGCCTGGCCGGCCTCTCCGTGCGGCCATGGGCCTACCTGCTGCTGCGGCAGTCGCCGCAACCGTGGCAGGCCAGCGACAGCGTGCTGACCGGGCTGGCCATGTACGCCGACCTGCAGGACCCCGGCAACCAGACTGAGCTTGCACTGAGCCGCATCCGCGCAGTGGTGCCGCCGGCGCTGTACGCATTGATCGCCCACGACGGCACCGAATGGGATGCGCCGCTGTTCGGCGAACCCACCGGCAACGCTGCCCTGCCCGATGCCAGCCAGCTGGATCTGCGCACATTGGACGCGAAACCGGGCACCAAGCAGGAAGAGGCCGATGTCATCGGCAGCAACAACTTCGCCGTGGCCGGCGCGCTCACCGCCGACGGTCGCGCGATCGTCGCCGACGACATGCATCTCGGTCTGCGCGCGCCGGGTCTGTGGTTCCGCGTGCGCCTGCGCTACCCCGATCCACAGGCCGCTGGCGGCCAGGTCGACGTCACCGGTTTCTCGCTGCCTGGCCTGCCGGCGGTGATCGTCGGCAGCAACGGCCACGTCGCCTGGGGCTTCACCAACAGTTACATAGACACCGCCGATTACCGCACTGAACCAGCCAACGCCGCAGTGACCGTGCATGAAGAGCGGATTGCGGTGGCCGGCCAGGCCGACGTGCTGTTCCCGGTGCGCGAATCCGCCTGGGGGCCGATCCTGCACACGCATGCCGATGGCAGCGGCGACGCGCTGCGCTGGGTCGCCCACCTGCCCGGCGCGGTGCGCCTGGACTTCGGTGACCTGGCCCGCGCCGGTGACCTGGACAGTGCCCTGCAGTTCGCCGACCACGCCGGCATCCCCGCACAGAACCTGGTGGTCGGCGACCGCAGCGGACGCATCGCCTGGCGCCTGATCGGCGCCCGCCCCGACCGCGGTCCGGGCTGTGCACCGGCCGGCTTCACCGCCGCCAACAACCACGACTGCGCCCCCTGGCCGATCCGCAGCGACGCCTCGCCGGCATTGATCGACCCACCCAACCATCGCCTGTGGACCGCCAACAGCCGCGTCCTCGACGGCGAGGCACTGACCAATGTCGGCAATGGTGGCTATGACCTTGGCGCCCGCGCGCGGCAGATCCGCGATCTGCTCGCCATCCAGGACCGTTTCGACGAGCACGATCTGCTGGCGATCCAGCTCGACGATCGCGCGGTGTTCCTGCAGCGCTGGTGGGCCCTGCTGCACGACGTCATCGAGCGCAGTGACGACCCTGCACTGAAGCGTTTGAAGGAAGTCAGCCATCAATGGGGCGGTCGTGCCGCGGCCAGTTCGGTCAGCTACCGGGTAGTACGTGAATTCCGCACCCAGGTGATGGAGACGTTGTCCGATGCACTGCTGGCACCGGCCAATGCGCAGCTGGGTGATGACTACCTCGACCCACGACTGGCGCAGCTGGAAGGCGTGGCCTGGCCGATGCTGCAACAGCGTCCGGCCCATCTGCTGCCACCGGCCTTCGACAGCTGGGATGCGCTGCTGATCGACGCGGCACGCCGTACCGAGAGCGAGCTGGCCAAGCAGGGACCGCTGTCCAAGCGCACCTGGGGCGAACGCAACACTGCGGCGATCTGCCACCCCATCGCACGGGCGCTGCCGGGCATCGCCAAGCGCTGGCTGTGCATGCCCGCCGACCAGCTGCCCGGCGACCGTGACATGCCACGCGTGCAGACGCCGAACTTCGGTGCTTCCGAGCGCATGGTGGTCTCGCCCGGCCACGAGGCCGACGGCATCGTGCACATGCCGGGCGGCCAGAGCGGCCATCCACTGTCACCCTACTGGGGCGCCGGCCACGAGGACTGGGTGCATGGACGGCCGACGCCCTTCCTGCCCGGCAAGGCGCAGCACGTGATGACACTGGTGCCGGCGCGGTAG
- the bfr gene encoding bacterioferritin, giving the protein MKGNPDVIACLKELLRGELAARDQYFIHSRRYEDQGLFALYERLNHEMEEETQHADALLRRILFLGGDPDMRPHATEPGKTVEEMLQKDLDTEYAVRNNLAAGMKLCEEKGDYVSRDILLAQLKDTEEDHAWWLEQQLGLIKRIGLELYQLSKIDGNGAPAH; this is encoded by the coding sequence ATGAAAGGCAACCCGGACGTCATCGCCTGCCTGAAGGAACTGCTGCGCGGCGAGCTTGCTGCCCGCGACCAGTACTTCATCCATTCCCGCCGCTACGAGGACCAGGGCCTGTTCGCGCTGTACGAACGCCTGAACCACGAGATGGAAGAGGAAACCCAGCACGCCGATGCGCTGCTGCGCCGGATCCTGTTCCTGGGCGGCGACCCGGACATGCGCCCGCATGCCACCGAGCCGGGCAAGACCGTGGAAGAGATGCTGCAGAAGGATCTCGACACTGAATACGCGGTTCGGAACAATCTCGCCGCCGGCATGAAGCTGTGCGAGGAGAAGGGTGACTACGTGAGCCGCGACATCCTGTTGGCCCAGCTGAAGGACACCGAGGAAGACCACGCCTGGTGGCTGGAGCAGCAGCTGGGCCTGATCAAGCGCATCGGCCTGGAGCTGTACCAGCTGAGCAAGATCGACGGCAACGGCGCCCCGGCGCACTGA